In Blautia wexlerae DSM 19850, a single window of DNA contains:
- a CDS encoding acyl-CoA carboxylase subunit beta, whose protein sequence is MSNATQSLAGTRITSLLDANSFVEIGQGVTARSTDFNMTANKAPSDGVITGYGVIDDKLVYVYSQDASVLNGTVGEMHAKKITRLYDLAMKTGAPVIGLVDCAGIRLQEATDALEAFGQIYLKQTLASGVIPQITAIFGTCGGGMAVIPSLTDFTFMESKKGKMFVNTPNALEGNNTDKCDTAAADFQSKETGLIDGVGTEDEILGQIRSLVSLLPSNNEDTDNYTECTDDLNRVCADLANCAGDTAIALSQIADNGEFFETKADYAKDMVTGFIRLNGATVGAVANRSEVYDAEGKKTETFDGSISARGARKAADFVKFCDAFDIPVLTLTNATGFMATLCSEKMMAKSVGELVAAFADATVPKVNVIIGKAYGTAYVAMNSKSIGADLVYAWDNAEIGMMDASLAAKIMYADADAAELNEKAAQYRELQNGVASAAARGYVDTVISPADTRKYVIGAFEMLFTKREDRPSKKHGTV, encoded by the coding sequence ATGAGTAATGCAACACAAAGCTTAGCAGGCACAAGAATTACTTCTTTGCTTGACGCAAACAGTTTTGTCGAAATCGGACAGGGTGTAACAGCCAGATCCACAGATTTCAACATGACTGCAAACAAGGCACCATCTGACGGTGTTATCACCGGATATGGTGTGATCGATGACAAACTGGTTTATGTATACAGCCAGGATGCATCTGTATTAAACGGTACTGTTGGTGAAATGCATGCAAAGAAGATCACAAGACTTTATGATCTTGCCATGAAAACAGGCGCTCCGGTTATCGGACTTGTTGACTGTGCAGGTATCCGTCTTCAGGAAGCAACAGACGCACTGGAAGCTTTCGGACAGATTTATCTGAAACAGACATTGGCATCCGGTGTGATCCCACAGATCACAGCAATCTTTGGAACATGCGGCGGTGGTATGGCAGTTATCCCGTCCCTGACAGATTTCACATTCATGGAATCCAAAAAAGGAAAAATGTTCGTCAACACACCAAACGCACTGGAAGGAAACAACACAGACAAATGCGACACAGCAGCTGCTGATTTCCAGAGCAAAGAGACAGGTCTGATCGATGGCGTTGGTACAGAGGATGAGATTCTTGGCCAGATCCGTTCCTTAGTATCACTTCTTCCTTCTAATAATGAAGACACAGACAATTACACAGAGTGTACAGATGATCTTAACCGCGTATGCGCAGATCTTGCAAACTGTGCAGGTGACACAGCAATCGCACTTTCCCAGATCGCTGACAACGGTGAATTCTTCGAGACAAAAGCAGACTATGCAAAAGACATGGTTACAGGCTTTATCCGTTTAAACGGCGCTACAGTAGGTGCTGTTGCAAACAGAAGCGAAGTATATGACGCAGAAGGCAAGAAAACAGAAACATTTGACGGAAGCATCTCTGCAAGAGGCGCAAGAAAAGCAGCAGATTTCGTGAAATTCTGCGACGCTTTTGATATTCCGGTACTTACACTTACAAACGCAACAGGCTTCATGGCAACCTTATGCAGCGAGAAGATGATGGCGAAATCCGTAGGTGAACTGGTAGCTGCATTCGCAGATGCAACTGTTCCGAAGGTAAACGTGATCATCGGCAAAGCTTACGGTACAGCTTACGTGGCAATGAACAGCAAATCTATCGGTGCAGACCTTGTATATGCATGGGATAACGCAGAGATCGGTATGATGGATGCTTCCCTGGCAGCCAAGATCATGTATGCAGATGCAGATGCTGCTGAACTGAATGAGAAAGCTGCTCAGTACAGAGAGCTTCAGAATGGTGTTGCTTCCGCAGCAGCAAGAGGCTATGTTGACACTGTAATCAGCCCGGCTGACACAAGAAAATATGTAATCGGTGCATTTGAGATGCTGTTCACAAAGAGAGAAGATCGTCCGTCTAAGAAACATGGAACGGTCTAA
- a CDS encoding OadG family transporter subunit — translation MKMIKKITSVFMTFLVMAALVIGSTSVVFAADKVDDTVKSTLVTTAEGLTDAIVQLKDEDIENYMSSGDDFTTSAMQSWQTSKDELGAKKDSNGETTVTFKDDQYTVTVPLKFEKADANFVYVFDSKGTPTSMSVDVQYGMGKTLQRAGLNTLMGIGTVFVMLILLSLLISLFRFIPNQEAKKAAEAKAAKAAKEAEAAAIAAAPAQAEENLADDGELVAVIAAAIAAAEGTTTDGFVVRSIRKVKRNRR, via the coding sequence ATGAAAATGATCAAAAAAATAACTTCTGTATTCATGACATTTCTCGTAATGGCTGCGCTGGTGATCGGCAGCACCTCTGTGGTATTTGCCGCAGATAAGGTTGATGATACTGTTAAGTCCACACTGGTAACTACAGCAGAAGGACTGACAGATGCCATTGTCCAGCTTAAAGATGAAGACATCGAGAATTACATGAGTTCAGGAGATGACTTTACAACAAGTGCCATGCAGTCCTGGCAGACATCCAAGGATGAACTTGGCGCAAAGAAGGACAGCAATGGTGAAACTACTGTAACTTTCAAAGATGATCAGTACACAGTTACTGTTCCTCTTAAATTTGAGAAAGCAGATGCAAACTTTGTATATGTCTTTGACTCAAAGGGAACACCGACTTCCATGTCTGTAGATGTACAGTATGGTATGGGCAAGACTCTTCAGAGAGCAGGTCTTAATACTTTGATGGGTATTGGAACTGTATTCGTAATGCTGATTTTATTAAGCCTTCTGATTTCTCTGTTCAGATTTATTCCGAACCAGGAAGCAAAGAAAGCAGCAGAAGCAAAAGCAGCCAAAGCTGCAAAAGAGGCAGAGGCAGCAGCAATCGCAGCAGCACCTGCACAGGCAGAAGAGAACCTTGCAGATGACGGAGAACTGGTAGCTGTTATCGCAGCAGCAATCGCAGCAGCAGAAGGAACTACAACAGACGGCTTCGTAGTTCGTTCCATCCGTAAAGTAAAAAGAAATAGAAGATAA
- a CDS encoding biotin/lipoyl-binding carrier protein — MKSYTITVNGTAYEVTVEETGSVSAPAAAPKAAPKAAPAAAPKAAAPAAGAGAVKVTASVPGKVVKVAASVGQAVKAGDSVVILESMKMEIPVVAPQDGTIASIDVAEGASVENGDTLATMN; from the coding sequence ATGAAAAGCTATACAATTACAGTAAACGGTACAGCATATGAAGTAACTGTTGAAGAAACAGGAAGCGTATCCGCACCTGCAGCAGCTCCGAAAGCAGCACCTAAGGCTGCACCTGCAGCAGCTCCGAAAGCAGCAGCACCTGCAGCAGGCGCCGGCGCAGTAAAAGTAACTGCTTCCGTACCTGGTAAAGTTGTCAAAGTAGCAGCAAGCGTTGGACAGGCAGTAAAAGCCGGAGACAGCGTAGTTATTCTTGAATCCATGAAAATGGAAATCCCTGTAGTAGCTCCTCAGGACGGTACTATCGCAAGCATTGATGTTGCAGAAGGTGCCTCTGTAGAAAACGGAGATACTTTAGCAACAATGAACTAA
- a CDS encoding sodium ion-translocating decarboxylase subunit beta codes for MSYVTETLSNLIHQTAFFNLTWGNYLMIAVACVFLYLAIKKGFEPLLLVPIAFGMLLVNIYPDIMANPEDMSNGVGGLLHYFYILDEWSILPSLIFMGVGAMTDFGPLIANPISFLMGAAAQLGIYAAYFLAIFLGFNGKAAAAISIIGGADGPTSIFLAGKLGQSALMGPIAVAAYSYMSLVPIIQPPIMKLCTTEKERKIKMDQLRPVSKLEKILFPIVITIVVCLILPTTAPLVGMLMLGNLFRECGVVKQLTETASNALMYIVVILLGTSVGASTSAEAFLNADTLKIVVLGLVAFAIGTFGGCMLGKLLCKLTHGKINPLIGSAGVSAVPMAARVSQKVGAEADPTNFLLMHAMGPNVAGVIGTAVAAGTFMAIFGV; via the coding sequence ATGTCTTATGTAACAGAAACATTGTCCAACCTGATTCACCAGACAGCATTCTTCAATCTGACATGGGGCAATTACCTGATGATCGCAGTAGCCTGCGTATTCCTTTATCTTGCTATCAAGAAAGGATTCGAGCCGCTTCTGCTTGTTCCTATCGCATTCGGTATGCTGCTTGTAAATATCTATCCGGACATTATGGCAAACCCGGAAGATATGTCCAATGGTGTAGGTGGACTTCTTCATTATTTCTACATCCTTGATGAGTGGAGTATCTTACCATCCCTGATCTTCATGGGTGTAGGTGCCATGACAGACTTCGGTCCGCTTATCGCAAACCCGATCAGCTTCCTGATGGGTGCTGCGGCACAGCTTGGTATCTATGCAGCTTACTTCCTTGCAATCTTCCTTGGATTCAACGGAAAAGCAGCAGCAGCTATCTCCATCATCGGTGGTGCTGACGGCCCGACTTCCATTTTCCTTGCAGGTAAACTTGGACAGTCTGCACTGATGGGACCGATCGCAGTGGCAGCATATTCCTATATGTCACTGGTTCCGATCATCCAGCCGCCTATCATGAAACTCTGCACAACAGAGAAAGAACGTAAGATCAAAATGGATCAGCTTCGCCCGGTTTCCAAACTGGAGAAGATCCTGTTCCCGATCGTTATCACAATCGTTGTCTGCCTGATTTTGCCTACAACAGCTCCGCTGGTTGGTATGCTCATGCTTGGTAACCTGTTCAGAGAGTGCGGTGTTGTAAAACAGCTGACAGAAACAGCTTCCAATGCCCTGATGTATATCGTAGTTATCCTTCTGGGTACATCCGTAGGTGCTTCCACAAGTGCAGAAGCATTCTTAAACGCAGATACTCTGAAGATCGTAGTTTTAGGTCTTGTTGCATTTGCAATCGGTACATTCGGCGGATGTATGCTTGGTAAACTGCTCTGCAAACTGACTCATGGAAAGATCAACCCGCTGATCGGTTCCGCAGGTGTATCCGCAGTACCTATGGCAGCCCGTGTATCCCAGAAAGTGGGTGCAGAGGCAGATCCTACAAACTTCCTTCTGATGCACGCAATGGGCCCGAACGTTGCCGGTGTTATCGGTACAGCCGTAGCAGCCGGAACATTCATGGCTATTTTTGGTGTATAA
- a CDS encoding oxaloacetate decarboxylase subunit alpha encodes MAELEKKPVKIVETILRDAHQSQIATRMTTEQMLPIVDKLDKVGYHAVECWGGATFDASLRFLHEDPWERLRKLRDGFKNTKLQMLFRGQNILGYRPYADDVVEYFVQKSAANGIDIIRIFDCLNDLRNLQTAVSAANKEKAHAQVALSYTLGDAYTMEYWTDIAKRIEDMGADSICIKDMAGLLLPNKATELVTALKETVKIPIDLHTHYTSGVASMTYLKAVEAGVDIIDTAMSPFALGTSQPATEVMVETFKDTPYDTGFDQKLLSEIADYFRPIRDEALDSGLLNPKNLGVNIKTLLYQVPGGMLSNLTSQLKEQHAEDKFYDVLEEVPRVRKDLGEPPLVTPSSQIVGTQAVFNVLMGERYKMVTKETKDILLGKYGATVKPFNPEVQKKCIGDEKPITCRPADLLDNELEKLESEMAQYKEQDEDVLTYALFPQVAMDFFKYRQAQKTKVDEKAADKKNGAYPV; translated from the coding sequence ATGGCAGAATTAGAGAAAAAACCTGTTAAAATTGTGGAAACCATTCTCCGTGATGCTCATCAGTCCCAGATCGCAACACGTATGACCACAGAACAGATGCTTCCGATCGTAGATAAACTTGATAAAGTCGGCTATCACGCAGTAGAGTGCTGGGGTGGTGCAACATTCGATGCATCCCTTCGTTTCCTTCACGAAGATCCATGGGAAAGACTTCGTAAATTACGTGACGGCTTCAAGAACACAAAACTTCAGATGCTCTTCCGTGGACAGAACATCCTTGGATACCGTCCATACGCAGATGACGTTGTAGAATACTTCGTACAGAAATCTGCTGCAAACGGAATCGACATCATCCGTATTTTTGACTGTCTCAATGACCTTCGTAACCTTCAGACAGCTGTAAGCGCTGCAAACAAAGAGAAGGCTCATGCACAGGTAGCTCTTTCCTATACATTAGGAGATGCTTACACAATGGAATACTGGACAGACATTGCAAAACGTATTGAAGATATGGGCGCTGATTCCATCTGTATCAAAGATATGGCAGGTCTTCTCCTTCCAAACAAAGCTACAGAGCTTGTTACAGCATTAAAAGAAACAGTTAAGATCCCGATCGACCTTCATACACATTACACCTCAGGTGTAGCTTCCATGACTTACTTAAAAGCAGTAGAAGCAGGTGTGGATATCATCGATACAGCAATGTCTCCATTTGCACTGGGAACATCCCAGCCTGCAACAGAGGTTATGGTTGAGACATTTAAGGATACACCATACGACACAGGATTTGATCAGAAGCTTCTCTCCGAGATCGCTGACTACTTCCGTCCGATCCGTGACGAAGCTCTTGACAGCGGACTGCTCAATCCGAAGAACCTTGGTGTTAACATCAAAACTTTACTGTACCAGGTACCGGGCGGTATGCTCTCCAACCTGACTTCCCAGCTGAAAGAACAGCACGCAGAAGACAAATTCTACGATGTTCTCGAGGAAGTTCCGCGTGTACGTAAAGACCTTGGTGAACCGCCACTTGTTACTCCGTCTTCACAGATCGTTGGTACACAGGCTGTATTCAACGTACTTATGGGCGAGAGATACAAAATGGTTACAAAAGAAACAAAAGATATCCTGTTAGGAAAATACGGCGCAACTGTAAAACCGTTTAATCCGGAAGTACAGAAGAAGTGCATCGGCGATGAGAAACCGATCACCTGCCGTCCTGCAGACCTTCTTGACAACGAGCTTGAGAAACTTGAGAGCGAAATGGCTCAGTACAAGGAACAGGATGAAGACGTATTAACATACGCACTGTTCCCACAGGTAGCTATGGACTTCTTCAAATACCGTCAGGCTCAGAAAACAAAAGTTGACGAGAAAGCAGCTGACAAAAAGAACGGAGCATATCCTGTATAA